One genomic region from Anaerolineales bacterium encodes:
- a CDS encoding LysM peptidoglycan-binding domain-containing protein produces MLDQGPSTSRVCPTCGTRLAPSATRCVVCGTELKNDASRQSFRRSSQLTLSLPIAIGLLAVFALLAAGITFAATRLTGVGGERTPTPTASATATITLTPAPTFTETPVPTPTALPPLEYTIVANDTCGGLAFRFQVAVRSIIEINNLSPDCLLSVGQQILVPQPTPTPLPPPTSTLPPEEATRAACETITYTVQANDTLGAIAQNYNVVMQAIMEFNGMTGETVFVGQVLVIPLCERVPTAGPSPTATPPPPYAAPNLLLPRDGEPFTLANDSVALQWASVGELRENERYKVTIDDITDGTGNVRDIAYVTDTKYLVPVSLRPPEATPHVFRWWVVVVREVGTTAAGEPRFEEAGALSARRVFAWSGAATSAATPTP; encoded by the coding sequence ATGCTAGATCAGGGCCCCTCAACCTCACGGGTATGTCCCACTTGCGGCACGCGGCTGGCGCCGAGCGCAACCCGCTGCGTGGTTTGCGGGACGGAACTCAAGAACGACGCTTCGCGGCAGTCCTTCCGCCGCAGCTCGCAGCTGACCCTGTCCCTTCCGATAGCAATCGGGCTGCTGGCCGTGTTTGCCCTGCTCGCCGCCGGCATTACCTTCGCCGCCACTCGCCTGACTGGCGTCGGCGGGGAACGCACCCCCACCCCAACCGCCTCGGCGACCGCCACCATCACCCTGACTCCGGCGCCGACGTTCACCGAGACTCCCGTCCCCACGCCAACAGCGCTGCCACCACTGGAGTACACGATCGTCGCCAACGATACCTGCGGCGGCCTGGCGTTCCGCTTCCAGGTCGCAGTGCGATCGATCATTGAGATCAACAACTTGAGCCCGGACTGCCTGCTGTCCGTCGGACAGCAGATCCTGGTCCCTCAGCCCACGCCGACGCCCTTGCCGCCGCCGACATCCACCCTGCCCCCTGAGGAAGCCACCCGGGCCGCTTGCGAGACGATCACCTATACCGTCCAGGCCAACGACACCCTGGGCGCCATCGCCCAGAACTACAACGTTGTGATGCAGGCGATCATGGAGTTCAACGGAATGACCGGCGAGACGGTCTTCGTCGGCCAGGTGCTGGTCATCCCGCTATGTGAGCGGGTCCCGACGGCGGGCCCCTCCCCCACCGCCACTCCGCCACCGCCCTACGCGGCCCCGAATCTGCTGCTGCCGCGCGACGGCGAACCCTTCACGCTGGCGAATGACAGCGTGGCCCTGCAGTGGGCCTCGGTCGGTGAGCTTCGCGAGAACGAGCGCTACAAAGTCACGATCGATGACATCACCGACGGCACCGGCAATGTCCGCGACATTGCCTACGTGACCGACACCAAGTACCTGGTGCCGGTGAGTCTAAGGCCCCCGGAGGCTACGCCTCACGTCTTCCGCTGGTGGGTGGTCGTGGTGCGTGAGGTGGGCACGACCGCAGCCGGCGAGCCTCGCTTTGAGGAGGCCGGTGCCCTGAGCGCGAGGCGGGTGTTCGCTTGGTCAGGCGCAGCCACCAGCGCTGCCACCCCGACCCCCTGA
- the mdh gene encoding malate dehydrogenase has product MAKVTIIGAGQTGATTAHWLAERQLADLVLIDVVEGLPQGKALDLLQSLPIVGSDVQVVGANDYAASAGSDIVVMTAGLPRKPGMSREDLLAANSRIVREAVTSAMEHSPQAILIMLTNPLDAMAFLAMKVTGLTRRRVIGQAGILDSARMRAFVAEELQVSVQNVNCYVLGGHGDDMVPLTRHSNVAGVPLSEALAPERLAAIVQRTRDGGAEIVRLLKTGSAFYAPAAALAQMVEAILSDRHLIVPASVYLEGEYGQHGIFFGVPVQLGRKGMEKVIEYRLESDEQAALAQSAARVGETIKALGPVP; this is encoded by the coding sequence ATGGCGAAGGTCACCATCATCGGCGCCGGACAAACCGGCGCCACCACCGCCCACTGGCTGGCTGAACGCCAGCTGGCGGATCTGGTGCTGATCGACGTCGTTGAGGGTCTTCCCCAGGGCAAAGCGCTGGATTTGCTCCAGTCGCTGCCGATCGTCGGCTCGGATGTGCAAGTCGTCGGCGCCAACGACTACGCCGCCAGCGCCGGCTCGGACATCGTCGTGATGACCGCCGGCTTGCCGCGCAAGCCAGGGATGAGCCGGGAGGACCTGCTGGCCGCCAACAGCCGGATCGTGCGCGAGGCGGTGACGAGTGCGATGGAGCACTCACCGCAAGCGATCCTGATCATGCTCACCAATCCGCTGGATGCCATGGCGTTTCTGGCGATGAAGGTCACGGGCCTGACACGCCGGCGTGTAATCGGCCAGGCGGGGATCCTCGACTCGGCGCGCATGCGAGCCTTCGTGGCTGAAGAGCTACAGGTCAGCGTGCAGAACGTCAACTGCTATGTGCTTGGCGGGCACGGCGATGACATGGTTCCGCTCACGCGCCATTCGAATGTGGCGGGCGTCCCGCTCTCCGAAGCCCTGGCGCCGGAGCGCCTGGCGGCAATCGTCCAGCGCACCCGCGACGGCGGGGCGGAAATCGTCAGGCTTCTGAAGACGGGCTCTGCATTCTATGCGCCGGCGGCGGCCCTGGCGCAAATGGTCGAGGCGATCTTGTCCGACCGGCATCTGATCGTGCCGGCTTCGGTCTACCTGGAAGGGGAGTATGGCCAGCACGGCATCTTCTTCGGGGTCCCGGTGCAGCTCGGGCGCAAGGGGATGGAGAAGGTGATTGAATACCGGCTGGAGTCGGATGAGCAGGCCGCGCTGGCGCAATCGGCGGCGCGCGTAGGGGAAACCATTAAGGCGCTTGGACCGGTCCCCTGA
- the selD gene encoding selenide, water dikinase SelD, with product MLRPIQEIFRPEDYPDLVLGLSTPDDAAVWRLDDTTALVLTTDFFTPVVDDPYEYGSIAAANALSDLYAMGATPFLALNIAAVPVDLDPEVVQEILRGGADKVRQAGAVIAGGHTVQDKEPKYGLVAAGMVALESLMSKGGARPGDGLVLTKPLGTGVTTTALKRGKAQPEHVAEAVQWMQSLNREASQVALRHGVRGATDVTGFGLLGHAWEMAQASGVGLELHAPDIPLLSGALGYAEAGNYPGGSVDNHAYFGPNVEFEAGIPLPWQMLLFDAQTSGGLLLSVAPDDLEPLLSSLRAVGKEGWQIGWVAAGRGIRVSRAPVRPD from the coding sequence GTGCTGCGCCCCATTCAGGAGATCTTCCGCCCGGAAGACTATCCTGACCTGGTGCTTGGGCTATCAACGCCGGACGACGCTGCCGTCTGGCGGCTCGACGATACGACCGCTCTCGTTCTGACGACGGACTTCTTCACGCCGGTCGTCGACGATCCCTACGAGTACGGTTCGATCGCGGCCGCCAATGCGCTATCGGACCTGTATGCCATGGGGGCGACGCCGTTCCTGGCGTTGAACATCGCTGCCGTGCCGGTCGATCTTGATCCCGAGGTGGTGCAGGAAATCCTGCGCGGAGGGGCTGACAAGGTGCGCCAGGCAGGGGCCGTGATCGCCGGCGGCCACACCGTCCAGGACAAGGAGCCCAAGTACGGCCTGGTGGCAGCCGGCATGGTTGCCCTGGAGTCGCTGATGAGCAAGGGCGGAGCCCGCCCCGGCGACGGCCTGGTGCTGACAAAGCCCCTCGGGACAGGCGTAACGACGACGGCGCTGAAGCGCGGCAAGGCCCAGCCCGAACATGTCGCCGAGGCTGTGCAGTGGATGCAGTCCTTGAACCGGGAAGCGTCGCAAGTTGCCCTGCGGCATGGCGTGCGCGGCGCCACCGATGTCACCGGCTTCGGCTTGCTCGGCCATGCCTGGGAGATGGCCCAGGCCTCCGGGGTTGGGCTCGAGTTGCACGCCCCGGACATCCCCTTGCTCTCGGGCGCGCTGGGCTACGCCGAAGCCGGCAACTACCCGGGCGGCAGCGTGGACAACCACGCCTACTTTGGGCCGAACGTTGAATTCGAGGCCGGCATCCCGCTGCCCTGGCAGATGCTGCTGTTTGATGCTCAGACCTCAGGAGGCTTGCTGTTGTCGGTCGCGCCTGACGACCTTGAGCCCCTGCTGTCCTCGCTGCGTGCGGTCGGCAAAGAGGGGTGGCAGATCGGCTGGGTCGCAGCCGGCCGGGGGATTCGTGTCAGCCGGGCGCCTGTGCGCCCGGACTGA
- a CDS encoding helical backbone metal receptor: MADPMPGGNGHSDLLVFRQPPQRVVCLVPSMTESLFELGLGEVVVGVTDFCRPPAARATVGGTRSPEIDRILALTPDLVIANQEETSRESVEQMQSLGLRVWLSFPSSTAEAIQVLWTVVELFRASPAIPRLKTLEITLEWTRSAANAGRMARVFAPIWMEDHEQAGTWWMTFNRQTYAHDVLACCGGENVFAGRDRRYPLEADLGLASPQPPGERDVRYPRLRPEEVVAQQPEIILLPDEPYVFSDPEVDRLVELLAGTPAVQRGRVHRIPGPLITWHGTRLAQALIELPPLLRPSD; this comes from the coding sequence ATGGCTGACCCCATGCCCGGCGGAAATGGCCATTCCGACCTGCTGGTGTTCCGGCAGCCGCCGCAACGGGTGGTGTGCCTAGTCCCCTCGATGACCGAGAGCCTGTTTGAGCTGGGGCTCGGCGAGGTCGTGGTCGGGGTGACCGACTTCTGCCGGCCGCCGGCGGCGCGGGCAACGGTAGGGGGGACGCGGTCTCCCGAGATCGACCGCATCCTTGCCCTGACGCCGGACCTGGTGATCGCCAACCAGGAAGAGACCTCCCGGGAATCCGTGGAACAGATGCAGTCGCTCGGTCTGAGGGTCTGGCTGAGCTTTCCCAGCAGCACGGCGGAGGCGATCCAAGTGCTGTGGACGGTGGTGGAGTTGTTTCGCGCCAGCCCGGCGATCCCGCGGCTGAAGACGCTGGAGATAACGCTGGAGTGGACCCGGAGCGCAGCGAACGCGGGGCGTATGGCTCGGGTCTTCGCCCCGATCTGGATGGAGGACCATGAGCAGGCTGGGACTTGGTGGATGACCTTCAACCGCCAGACCTATGCCCATGACGTGCTGGCATGCTGCGGCGGTGAGAACGTCTTTGCCGGGCGCGACCGCCGATACCCGCTCGAGGCGGACCTTGGGCTGGCCTCCCCCCAGCCGCCCGGTGAGCGGGACGTGCGATATCCGCGCCTGCGTCCGGAGGAAGTGGTTGCGCAGCAGCCAGAGATCATCCTCCTGCCTGACGAGCCCTACGTCTTCTCCGACCCGGAGGTAGACCGGCTGGTAGAGCTTCTCGCCGGCACGCCGGCGGTCCAACGAGGCAGGGTGCATAGGATCCCAGGCCCGCTGATCACCTGGCATGGCACTCGCCTGGCTCAAGCGCTGATCGAACTGCCGCCGCTGCTGCGCCCGAGCGACTGA
- a CDS encoding PIG-L family deacetylase: MQPAAPAARVLVVLAHPDDPEFFCGGTLALWAQAGRQIEYCLLTRGDKGADDGTDPAGLAATRQAEQRAAASILGVSQVHFLDYPDGYLVPDLDLRREVVRAIRQAKPTVVVTCDPTNFFPSDRYINHPDHRAAGQVTLDAVFPAAGSRMFFPELLQEGLEPHKVSQVYVAIPQTPNTVIDVTAFFDRKIQALRQHVSQIGDPEALVSRLQDRMLDPASPPESPRYVERFRRIDLA, encoded by the coding sequence ATGCAGCCCGCCGCGCCCGCAGCCCGCGTCCTGGTTGTCCTGGCTCACCCCGATGATCCGGAGTTCTTCTGCGGCGGGACTCTCGCCCTGTGGGCGCAGGCAGGCAGGCAGATCGAGTACTGTCTGCTCACCCGGGGGGACAAGGGCGCCGACGACGGGACCGATCCCGCTGGACTGGCCGCTACCCGCCAGGCCGAACAACGGGCGGCAGCCTCCATCCTGGGCGTGAGCCAGGTCCACTTCCTTGACTATCCTGACGGCTATCTGGTCCCCGACCTGGACCTGCGGCGTGAGGTGGTGCGGGCCATCCGTCAGGCCAAGCCCACGGTGGTGGTCACCTGCGACCCGACCAACTTCTTTCCGAGCGATCGCTACATCAACCACCCGGACCACCGGGCGGCGGGACAGGTCACGCTGGACGCGGTGTTCCCGGCAGCCGGCTCGCGGATGTTCTTCCCCGAACTGCTGCAGGAAGGGCTTGAGCCCCACAAGGTATCCCAGGTGTACGTTGCCATCCCGCAAACACCCAATACGGTCATTGACGTGACCGCGTTCTTCGACCGCAAGATTCAGGCCTTGCGCCAGCATGTCAGCCAGATCGGCGACCCCGAGGCCCTGGTGAGCCGCCTGCAGGATCGAATGCTCGATCCAGCCAGCCCGCCCGAATCCCCGCGCTATGTTGAGCGCTTCCGCCGCATCGATCTGGCCTGA
- a CDS encoding Mrp/NBP35 family ATP-binding protein, with amino-acid sequence MPDESRPTQAAILAALASVQEPELGQDLVALGMIKDLQIRGGEVGFSLELTTPASPYKAQLETDARQVVLAVPGVTQAEVRLTFAVRSDGRTRGQPGQPIRNAVAVASGKGGVGKTTVAVNMAVALAEAGAKVGLLDADIYGPNVPTMMGIQSLPEPVQGKLVPAEAFGVRVMSIAFLVPPGQPLIWRGPMLHSAIRQFIADVAWGELDYLIVDLPPGTGDAQLSLTQTLPLSGGVIVTLPQKVSLEDARRGLEMFRTMDVPLLGVVENMSYLELPDGTRYDVFGQGGGEALAQQAGVPFLGAIPMQAEVRLAGDSGKPVVVSHPEGPVARALVSITQQIAARLSLQATRQPATIPLEMVD; translated from the coding sequence ATGCCCGATGAATCCCGCCCGACCCAGGCTGCCATCCTTGCTGCCCTGGCCAGTGTTCAGGAGCCTGAGCTTGGCCAGGATCTGGTGGCGCTGGGCATGATCAAGGACCTGCAGATCCGGGGCGGGGAGGTTGGCTTCTCTCTCGAACTGACCACCCCTGCCTCTCCGTACAAGGCCCAGCTGGAGACCGATGCCCGTCAGGTGGTCCTGGCGGTGCCAGGGGTCACGCAAGCCGAGGTGCGCCTGACGTTCGCCGTCCGCTCCGATGGACGGACACGAGGCCAGCCGGGACAGCCGATCCGCAATGCGGTGGCGGTGGCCTCGGGCAAGGGCGGGGTGGGCAAGACCACGGTGGCGGTCAATATGGCCGTCGCCCTGGCCGAGGCCGGCGCCAAAGTCGGTTTGTTGGACGCCGACATCTATGGCCCGAACGTGCCAACGATGATGGGAATCCAGTCACTGCCCGAACCGGTCCAGGGCAAGCTGGTGCCGGCCGAAGCCTTTGGCGTCAGAGTGATGTCCATCGCTTTCCTCGTTCCCCCGGGGCAGCCCCTGATCTGGCGCGGTCCAATGCTGCACTCAGCCATCCGTCAGTTCATCGCCGACGTGGCCTGGGGGGAACTGGACTACCTGATTGTCGATCTGCCGCCCGGCACCGGCGATGCCCAACTCAGCCTGACCCAGACGCTGCCGCTGTCCGGGGGCGTGATCGTGACCCTGCCGCAGAAGGTCTCGCTCGAGGATGCGCGACGCGGGCTGGAGATGTTCCGCACCATGGACGTGCCGCTGCTGGGAGTGGTCGAAAACATGAGCTACCTGGAGCTGCCGGATGGAACGCGGTATGACGTCTTCGGCCAGGGAGGCGGCGAGGCTCTTGCCCAGCAGGCCGGCGTGCCGTTCCTGGGAGCGATCCCGATGCAGGCCGAGGTGCGCCTCGCCGGCGACTCCGGGAAACCGGTCGTGGTCTCGCACCCCGAGGGCCCGGTGGCCAGGGCGCTGGTCTCAATCACTCAGCAGATCGCGGCCCGGCTCAGCCTGCAGGCGACGCGTCAGCCGGCCACAATTCCCCTGGAGATGGTGGACTGA